In one Nicotiana sylvestris chromosome 8, ASM39365v2, whole genome shotgun sequence genomic region, the following are encoded:
- the LOC138876289 gene encoding uncharacterized protein — protein sequence MAIKDMYDGPKTQVRTVGGDSEHFPIEMGLHQGSTLKPFLFSLVMDAITNHIQGEVPSCMLFVDDIVFIDESRIDVNERLEVWRQSLESKGFKLSRTKTKYLECKFSAETGEVDVDVRLESQVIPSRGSFKYLGSVIHGGGEIDEDVTHRIGVGWMKWRLASGVLCDKRVLTILKGALAPINEKMREARLRWFGHVQRRSPYALVRRCERLVVEGTRRGRGQHKKYWGEVIRQDMARLQVSEDLILDRKLRRSSITVVG from the exons ATGgcaattaaggacatgtatgatgggccTAAGACTcaggttaggacagtaggaggcgactctgagcatTTTCCGATTGagatggggttacaccaaggctctacgctcaaaccgttcttattctCCCTGGTAATGGATGCGATAACAAACCATATTCAAGGCGAGGTACCATCGTGCATGCTATTCGTCGATGACATAGTTTTTATTGATGAGTCACGAATAGATGTTAATGAGAGATTGGAAGTTTGGAGACAGTCGCTTgaatctaagggtttcaagctaaGCAGAACGAAGACGAAATACCTCgagtgtaagttcagcgctgAGACGGGGGAAGTGgacgtggatgtgaggcttgagtcacaggttatcccaagtagaggcagcttcaagtaccttggttcGGTTATCCACgggggaggggagatcgacgaggatgtcacacatcgtattggggtaggatggatgaagtggaggttagcgtctggAGTTTTGTGCGACAAGAGAGTGTtaacgatactcaaag gtgcactGGCCCCCATTAATGagaagatgcgggaagcgaggctcagatggttcggacatgtaCAGAGGAGAAGCCCATATGCTctagtaaggaggtgtgagcggctggttGTGGAAGGCacaagaagaggtagagggcagcataagaagtattggggagaggtgatcagacaggatatggcgaggcttcaggTTTCTGAGGACTTGATACTTGATAGGAAGTTGCGAAGGTCAAGTATtacggttgtaggctag